One genomic window of Marinobacter sp. SS13-12 includes the following:
- a CDS encoding TRAP transporter large permease produces the protein MEWYVIFLFVFGLLLGTMLSGIHVAFALMAVNLIGVMIFIGPHGLNIVAGSMVDSISGFALIAIPMFYLMGEVLFQSRVVDLLFDMVGKWIGRVRGKHLYVAIGGGTGLAALSGSGSADTALIGRTLYPVLAEKGYEQQISYSVVLAGGALGPIIPPSGLAVILGGLANVSVGALLMAGLIPGVLLAVLFALYVFIRVRLNPSLVPPVEVERASWRERWLSLAKCLPFCVIIFMVLGFILFGISTASEAAATGAVGAMLVAALYGRLDCSVLSRALLATARLTAMVFIVIMGAVLFGQILALSGAETSLNLWLQQMSLPPMVLAAVLLGLLLVLGTFIDTLALIVLLAPLFSTLIVPAGIDPVWFFLLFLITLPIGSMTPPVGSMIFVLKGAIPESRIMDLYKAGLATAAVSVIGMIIVFFFQDLATALPEFMFQKR, from the coding sequence ATGGAGTGGTATGTTATTTTCCTTTTTGTGTTCGGGCTTCTGCTTGGCACGATGCTATCTGGAATTCATGTTGCTTTTGCATTGATGGCGGTTAATCTCATTGGCGTCATGATATTTATTGGCCCCCATGGTTTAAATATAGTAGCCGGCAGCATGGTAGATTCGATTTCCGGGTTTGCATTGATTGCTATCCCGATGTTCTACCTTATGGGTGAAGTATTATTCCAGTCCCGTGTCGTTGATCTGCTGTTTGATATGGTGGGGAAGTGGATCGGCCGCGTGCGGGGGAAGCACCTTTACGTTGCCATTGGAGGGGGCACGGGGCTGGCGGCCTTGAGTGGCTCTGGGTCTGCGGATACGGCTCTCATAGGCCGCACTTTATACCCTGTGCTTGCCGAAAAAGGCTATGAGCAACAGATCAGTTACAGCGTTGTACTGGCCGGAGGTGCGCTCGGCCCAATCATTCCTCCGAGCGGCCTTGCAGTTATTCTCGGTGGATTGGCGAACGTATCTGTCGGCGCTTTGTTGATGGCGGGGTTGATTCCGGGTGTTTTGCTGGCTGTGTTGTTTGCGTTGTACGTGTTTATTCGGGTCAGGTTAAACCCCTCACTGGTTCCCCCGGTGGAAGTAGAAAGGGCGAGTTGGCGAGAGCGATGGCTGTCGTTGGCTAAATGCCTGCCCTTCTGCGTGATTATATTCATGGTCCTGGGTTTCATACTTTTCGGGATATCGACAGCCAGTGAAGCTGCTGCTACGGGGGCAGTCGGTGCAATGCTGGTGGCTGCATTATATGGTCGCCTGGACTGTTCTGTGTTATCCCGCGCTCTGCTTGCGACTGCCAGGCTGACGGCGATGGTATTTATTGTGATCATGGGGGCCGTGCTGTTTGGCCAGATTCTTGCGCTTAGTGGCGCAGAAACGTCGCTTAACCTCTGGTTGCAACAAATGTCTTTGCCACCCATGGTATTGGCAGCCGTTCTGCTGGGCTTGCTGCTGGTATTGGGTACGTTCATTGACACACTGGCATTGATTGTATTGCTGGCCCCTCTGTTTTCCACCTTGATTGTGCCGGCTGGCATTGACCCTGTCTGGTTTTTCCTCCTGTTCCTGATCACCCTCCCCATTGGGAGTATGACGCCACCAGTTGGCTCCATGATTTTTGTGTTGAAAGGCGCAATTCCTGAAAGCCGGATTATGGACCTATACAAAGCTGGCCTTGCTACGGCAGCGGTATCAGTAATAGGGATGATTATTGTCTTTTTCTTTCAGGATCTGGCCACTGCCTTGCCAGAGTTCATGTTTCAGAAACGATAA
- a CDS encoding CaiB/BaiF CoA-transferase family protein, whose protein sequence is MSAMLTGIKVLEMANVISGPFGSMLLADLGAEVIKVEMPGTGDPFRNWAGEDAGVHPAFAAFNRGKKSITVNVKTEEGRALYLRLASDVDVVLDNFRPGILDKLGVGYDEICKTNPEVVYCAATGMGTVGPYRDRPTYDAIAQAMSGLWSQLSDVEDPEPVGPPLSDQLTGIYTAYGILGALVSKLKTGKGRKINVSMLGASLAFQPLAVADYLLSGKVADKSSRPHLSQSYTFVGQDRLSFAVHLSSPPKFWKALLATVGRPELEKDPRFIKKTDRVAHYDELRAELQAEFARRPREYWLTELVANDVPAGPIYTIEEALNDPQVKALDMVRTFGTGSRATPLVGYGVDDETRPRDEAQRPVPGLGEHTREILTNIGYSQEEIESLVQAGAV, encoded by the coding sequence ATGAGTGCGATGCTTACTGGAATCAAAGTGCTGGAGATGGCAAATGTCATCAGCGGACCTTTTGGAAGTATGTTGCTTGCCGATCTCGGGGCCGAGGTCATAAAGGTCGAAATGCCGGGAACCGGGGACCCGTTTCGCAACTGGGCCGGTGAGGATGCCGGTGTGCATCCGGCATTTGCGGCATTCAATCGGGGTAAGAAGAGCATCACGGTGAATGTCAAAACCGAGGAAGGGCGGGCACTTTACCTTCGCCTGGCTTCGGATGTGGATGTAGTGCTCGACAACTTCAGACCGGGGATTCTGGACAAACTGGGCGTTGGGTACGATGAGATCTGTAAAACCAACCCTGAAGTGGTGTACTGCGCGGCAACCGGCATGGGGACCGTTGGCCCTTACCGCGATCGACCAACATACGATGCCATAGCCCAGGCGATGAGCGGCCTGTGGAGCCAGCTTTCTGACGTTGAAGATCCTGAACCGGTGGGACCACCGCTTTCGGACCAACTGACGGGTATTTATACCGCCTACGGTATTCTTGGGGCACTGGTTTCGAAACTGAAAACCGGCAAGGGCCGGAAAATCAATGTCAGCATGCTGGGTGCAAGCCTGGCGTTCCAGCCATTGGCGGTGGCGGATTATTTGCTATCGGGAAAGGTCGCTGACAAGTCCTCACGCCCCCACCTCTCTCAATCCTACACGTTTGTCGGGCAGGACCGTCTGTCGTTTGCGGTTCATTTATCGTCGCCCCCGAAATTCTGGAAGGCTCTGCTTGCCACTGTTGGCCGTCCGGAGCTGGAAAAGGACCCTCGCTTTATCAAAAAGACTGACCGGGTTGCTCATTACGATGAGCTCAGGGCCGAGTTGCAAGCCGAATTTGCCAGACGTCCCCGTGAGTACTGGCTGACCGAACTCGTTGCCAATGACGTACCTGCGGGCCCGATTTACACGATCGAGGAAGCGCTGAACGATCCCCAGGTCAAAGCCCTGGACATGGTTCGCACCTTCGGTACAGGGAGCCGAGCCACACCACTGGTTGGCTATGGGGTGGATGACGAAACACGCCCACGGGATGAGGCCCAGCGTCCGGTACCCGGATTGGGAGAACATACCAGAGAAATTCTAACCAACATTGGCTACAGCCAGGAAGAGATCGAGTCACTGGTACAGGCTGGCGCGGTCTAG
- a CDS encoding ABC transporter substrate-binding protein yields MNLKNVLLTAVFSSAITLSPLHAAERVDIGLSVPNFGPYAAVYVAEDLGYYADEGVDVQITAFRGGSAAQQALASGGMDIINYFPPGAAVAIERGVEQKVIAVGAARPDGWHMMVKSDSGIEKPEDLDGRRVGITGKNSTTDYYALWVADQYGIEIETVPVGGAGMIPALLSDQVDAISAFSPLTYRLIVSGDGRSLVDYAADMPPTLPDVWIASQSMIDAHPEQVEGVLRAMYRATRYMQENRDYSIEFLREFTGEEDPEVLRLEYEVGIMNRATRAHIEPEWLKASLGLAGDSGSGTLSPSEVYTDQFADIGAE; encoded by the coding sequence ATGAATTTGAAAAATGTACTTTTGACCGCAGTTTTCTCTTCGGCGATTACATTATCTCCGCTTCATGCCGCAGAGAGGGTGGATATCGGGCTGTCAGTACCAAACTTTGGCCCTTATGCCGCGGTGTATGTGGCGGAGGATCTCGGCTATTACGCGGATGAAGGTGTCGACGTTCAAATCACGGCATTCCGCGGGGGCAGTGCGGCGCAGCAGGCTCTTGCCTCTGGCGGCATGGACATCATCAACTATTTCCCCCCGGGCGCGGCCGTGGCCATTGAGCGTGGTGTGGAGCAGAAAGTGATAGCCGTGGGAGCGGCCAGGCCGGATGGCTGGCACATGATGGTGAAGTCCGATTCCGGCATCGAGAAGCCTGAAGACCTGGATGGCCGCCGGGTGGGGATTACGGGTAAGAACAGTACAACGGACTACTATGCCCTCTGGGTAGCGGATCAATACGGCATTGAGATTGAAACGGTTCCCGTCGGTGGCGCCGGGATGATCCCGGCGTTGTTGTCTGATCAGGTGGATGCCATTTCGGCCTTCTCGCCGTTGACCTACCGATTGATTGTTTCCGGTGATGGTCGCTCCCTTGTCGACTATGCCGCGGATATGCCGCCAACCCTGCCGGATGTCTGGATTGCATCCCAGAGCATGATTGACGCCCATCCCGAGCAGGTTGAGGGAGTCCTGAGGGCAATGTATCGCGCGACCCGTTACATGCAGGAGAACCGTGACTATTCCATCGAATTTCTCCGGGAATTCACCGGTGAGGAAGACCCCGAGGTACTTCGTTTGGAATACGAAGTGGGCATCATGAACCGTGCTACCCGCGCCCACATCGAGCCTGAATGGCTCAAGGCATCTCTTGGCCTTGCCGGTGATTCCGGGTCCGGAACACTTTCTCCCTCTGAGGTTTATACCGATCAGTTCGCAGACATTGGCGCCGAATAG
- a CDS encoding isochorismatase family protein, translating into MPHSFEDHCWQDIVSPDIFRIYEAYIRNTYIGPRPAILAIDLYNKAYRGGARPVVELLNEFPSSCGENAWNAIEPTRQLLAVAREHSVPLIYTTQVERRQAGVRATSRAVDASHNDDFEIYADFQPQPEDLVIGKERASAFFGTPLIAYLQKMNIDTVIVCGESTSGCVRASAVDAYSYGFHVVMAEEACFDRSLLSHKVNLFDLHHKYADVMHVEEIVAHFQSKKG; encoded by the coding sequence ATGCCACACAGTTTCGAAGACCATTGCTGGCAGGATATCGTCAGCCCCGATATTTTTCGCATCTATGAAGCGTATATTCGCAATACCTATATCGGTCCGCGCCCCGCGATTCTAGCGATTGACCTTTATAACAAAGCTTACAGGGGAGGGGCTCGCCCCGTGGTTGAACTGCTGAATGAGTTCCCGAGTAGCTGTGGGGAGAATGCCTGGAATGCGATAGAGCCAACCAGACAATTACTTGCCGTGGCGCGTGAGCACTCTGTGCCCCTTATCTACACCACTCAGGTTGAACGCCGGCAAGCGGGAGTGCGTGCAACGTCGCGTGCAGTGGATGCGTCCCACAATGACGACTTCGAAATTTATGCGGATTTTCAGCCTCAACCAGAGGATCTGGTTATTGGCAAAGAGCGGGCCAGTGCGTTCTTTGGCACGCCTCTGATCGCTTACCTTCAGAAAATGAACATTGACACTGTGATCGTCTGTGGCGAGAGCACCAGTGGCTGTGTCCGCGCGTCGGCAGTGGATGCCTACTCATACGGTTTTCATGTGGTCATGGCTGAAGAGGCCTGTTTCGATCGCAGCCTTCTGTCCCACAAAGTGAATCTATTCGACTTGCATCATAAATACGCAGATGTGATGCATGTGGAAGAGATCGTTGCTCACTTTCAGTCGAAGAAGGGTTAG
- a CDS encoding hydantoinase/oxoprolinase family protein, translated as MKRWLVGIDTGGTFTDLVAFSPDEPALRLAKVPSVPEDPSRAVMAALEDLFDQGVAPGEIQMLVHGTTVATNALLENKGVATGLLITRGFRAVYEARGWTRPDPVSLIDPFYSKAPLLAPQRFTAEVDERLGYDGGIQTPLDEARLRESVRHLRDQGVEAIAVCYLFSFLNPVNEQRTAEIIAEEAPGVRVSLSSAILPLIREYPRLSTTVVDAYIGPVVEHYLLSLAGRLKERGVTTPQVYLMQSNGGLMRITIGARFPNQTLLSGPAGGVVAGLRLAERAGTGNLVTFDVGGTSTDICVIAGGLAQQTSEGVLGGQHVGTPMLQVRTLGAGGGTLAYVGKDGLLKVGPASAGAVPGPACYGRGGTRPTITDANLVVGILGAGSLLDGRMHLDLEAATRSMEEIAESLGLTPLDTAAGILRIVNNHMAIDLRLALQERGQDPRRFSLVPFGGAGPMHACWLARAVGIPRVIVPGHPGLNSALGLLQTEVKHTYVRSAPGILDEFDVSKMNALMDELGKQAYADAREEGFQPEEVELRYQLDIRYLHQGYELTVDCPNVPVRQEHKAGIKQDFDNLHANLYGQSAPDEPAEIVTFRLQASIKVPQLTEQDIDRGGDITLAYKGEREVLDIDSGESVTAAVYDRSRLGAGDSIAGPCVIEQFDSTTWVLEGQRLTVDASGALVIDTEVRQ; from the coding sequence GTGAAACGATGGCTGGTGGGAATCGATACAGGGGGAACGTTTACGGATCTGGTTGCGTTCAGCCCCGACGAACCGGCGTTGCGCCTGGCGAAAGTACCCTCTGTACCGGAGGACCCTTCAAGGGCGGTAATGGCAGCACTGGAGGACCTGTTTGATCAGGGCGTGGCACCTGGGGAAATACAGATGCTGGTGCATGGTACGACGGTAGCCACCAACGCGCTGTTAGAAAACAAAGGCGTTGCTACAGGGCTTCTGATAACCAGAGGTTTTCGGGCGGTCTATGAGGCCAGGGGCTGGACACGTCCGGACCCGGTGAGCCTGATTGACCCGTTTTACTCGAAAGCACCGTTACTTGCACCGCAGCGATTCACAGCCGAAGTGGATGAACGCCTGGGTTATGACGGCGGCATCCAGACTCCGTTGGATGAGGCCCGGCTTCGGGAATCTGTCAGACACTTGCGGGATCAGGGCGTTGAAGCCATTGCTGTGTGTTACCTGTTCAGCTTCCTGAATCCCGTGAACGAGCAACGCACCGCTGAAATCATTGCTGAAGAGGCGCCCGGGGTGCGGGTTTCGCTTTCCTCGGCCATATTGCCCCTGATAAGAGAGTACCCGCGATTATCAACAACCGTGGTGGATGCGTACATCGGACCGGTTGTTGAACACTATCTTTTGAGTCTTGCCGGGCGGCTGAAAGAACGGGGTGTAACCACACCCCAGGTTTATCTGATGCAGTCCAACGGTGGTTTGATGCGGATTACCATCGGGGCCCGGTTTCCCAACCAGACCCTTCTTTCAGGACCGGCCGGTGGCGTTGTTGCAGGGTTAAGACTGGCCGAGCGCGCAGGTACCGGCAATCTGGTTACGTTCGATGTGGGCGGCACCAGCACTGACATCTGTGTGATCGCGGGAGGACTTGCTCAGCAGACCAGTGAAGGTGTGCTGGGAGGCCAGCATGTGGGCACGCCCATGTTACAGGTGCGTACGCTGGGCGCGGGGGGTGGAACCTTGGCCTATGTCGGGAAGGATGGCCTGCTGAAGGTGGGCCCGGCCAGTGCTGGTGCTGTCCCTGGCCCTGCCTGTTATGGCCGCGGTGGCACCCGGCCTACCATTACAGACGCCAATCTCGTGGTGGGCATATTGGGTGCAGGAAGCCTTCTGGATGGTCGTATGCATCTGGACCTGGAAGCGGCGACCAGATCAATGGAGGAAATTGCCGAGTCGTTGGGCCTGACGCCACTGGATACGGCGGCGGGCATTCTGCGAATCGTGAACAATCACATGGCCATCGACTTGCGGCTTGCGCTTCAGGAACGTGGCCAGGATCCCCGTCGCTTTTCATTGGTGCCGTTTGGTGGCGCTGGCCCTATGCATGCATGCTGGCTGGCTCGCGCAGTGGGCATTCCCCGCGTCATTGTTCCCGGTCACCCGGGCCTGAACAGTGCCCTGGGCTTGCTGCAGACTGAAGTCAAGCACACTTATGTCCGCTCTGCGCCGGGCATACTGGACGAGTTTGATGTCAGTAAAATGAACGCCCTGATGGACGAGCTGGGTAAGCAGGCATACGCCGATGCCCGTGAGGAAGGCTTTCAGCCGGAAGAGGTGGAGCTGCGTTATCAGCTGGATATTCGCTACCTGCATCAGGGCTACGAGCTGACCGTTGATTGCCCCAATGTGCCGGTCCGTCAGGAGCACAAAGCCGGGATCAAACAGGATTTCGATAATTTGCACGCCAACTTGTATGGGCAAAGTGCGCCTGATGAGCCGGCCGAAATAGTGACCTTCCGTTTGCAGGCCAGCATCAAAGTTCCACAGTTAACAGAGCAGGATATTGATCGTGGCGGCGACATCACTCTTGCTTACAAAGGGGAGCGGGAGGTGCTGGATATCGACAGCGGCGAAAGTGTGACCGCGGCTGTCTATGATCGCAGCCGACTGGGGGCAGGCGACTCGATTGCGGGGCCCTGTGTTATCGAGCAGTTCGATTCCACTACATGGGTATTGGAGGGGCAGCGCCTGACAGTGGATGCCTCTGGCGCGCTGGTCATCGATACGGAGGTGAGGCAATGA
- a CDS encoding ABC transporter ATP-binding protein, with the protein MSSEIIRVENLSKMYSTREGDFHALDKLSFAIEEGGFVSIVGPSGCGKSTLLQLLTGLLEPTSGQVLIDGVEVRGPLPEKTGVMFQDATLLPWLTAEENVAFPLSLCGADRDESQRRARDLLKLVGLGDFINHRPAELSGGMRQRVAIARGLVRDPRILLMDEPFAALDEQTRFKMGEELLWIWQETRKTILFITHGLTEAIYLSDTVLVMGSKPGRIVDVIPVDLPRPRTFEMISSEVFGQARNRIWKLIQEGAEA; encoded by the coding sequence ATGAGCAGTGAAATTATCAGAGTCGAGAATCTGAGCAAGATGTACTCCACCCGTGAGGGTGACTTTCATGCCCTGGACAAACTCAGCTTTGCTATCGAGGAAGGTGGCTTCGTCAGCATTGTCGGCCCGAGTGGCTGCGGTAAGTCGACCCTGCTTCAGCTGTTGACCGGCCTGCTTGAACCTACCTCCGGACAGGTGTTAATCGATGGTGTTGAAGTGCGTGGGCCATTGCCGGAAAAGACCGGCGTGATGTTTCAGGATGCCACATTACTGCCCTGGCTCACCGCTGAAGAAAACGTGGCTTTTCCACTCTCGCTTTGTGGTGCCGACAGAGATGAGAGTCAGCGCAGGGCTCGCGACCTGCTAAAGCTTGTGGGTTTGGGTGACTTCATCAACCACCGCCCGGCAGAGCTCTCTGGCGGCATGCGCCAGCGGGTTGCCATTGCTCGTGGATTGGTTCGCGACCCCCGCATTCTGCTGATGGATGAGCCATTTGCGGCACTTGATGAGCAGACCCGTTTCAAAATGGGGGAAGAGCTGTTGTGGATCTGGCAGGAAACTCGCAAAACCATTCTGTTCATCACCCATGGGTTGACCGAGGCGATTTATCTGTCCGACACGGTATTGGTGATGGGCAGCAAGCCCGGTCGTATTGTTGACGTAATTCCGGTGGATCTGCCACGCCCACGGACGTTTGAAATGATCAGCAGTGAGGTGTTCGGGCAGGCTCGTAACCGGATCTGGAAGCTGATTCAGGAAGGGGCTGAAGCGTGA
- a CDS encoding hydantoinase B/oxoprolinase family protein produces the protein MSTDPITTEVVINRLRETAATMEHALYHSGYSTILRESQDGTAGITDASGRVIVVSGGLQYHSLPYTTAVRSVLARFGDRIQQEDCYVLNDPYLAGNPHVPDMMVITPVFVAGELIAFAVSLAHKADLGGLVPGSSGAGAREIYHDGLLLPPVLYSSKEGVNEAVEDIIRNNSRVPEAVVGDLRGQVGCTRLGAKRLVDLCGEYGTSTLTGVMASLLESTAARLAAELNDWPDGSAEAEGLLDHDGANTDVPVRIHVKATKTGDRLTLDFSGCSPQTLGPVNCCTPTAQAVCLLAAIAVSDPTIPINSGLVDQVDFMIPPGLVVSPQHPATVNHYFPTSHLIYSVVLAALGQLNPTRAVAPSGLGTGALAVGYPYSRMGKRAVQYELLVTSLGGTSLEDGASVVLPINHFTPSTPVEVLETEYPVRVSCFDIWCDSAGPGEQRGGIGFIREYEFLSDCVVTVRTSNHTYGAWGLKGGKPPQHSRAILDPGTPGEEELGPLVTCHLKAGQVLRLQQSGGAGYGDPCLRAAEKVAQDVADGYVSSRAAHEDYGKA, from the coding sequence ATGAGCACCGATCCGATTACGACGGAAGTGGTTATCAACCGGTTGCGAGAGACCGCGGCGACAATGGAGCACGCGCTCTACCACAGTGGCTACTCAACCATTCTGCGTGAATCCCAGGATGGTACTGCGGGGATCACTGACGCCAGTGGCCGGGTCATTGTCGTCAGTGGTGGCCTACAATATCACTCGCTCCCTTACACCACCGCAGTACGCAGTGTGCTGGCGCGGTTCGGCGACCGGATTCAGCAGGAGGACTGCTATGTCCTGAATGATCCGTACCTGGCCGGTAATCCGCATGTTCCGGATATGATGGTTATCACGCCTGTGTTTGTTGCAGGTGAACTGATTGCATTTGCAGTGAGCCTGGCTCACAAGGCGGACCTGGGCGGACTGGTACCCGGGTCTTCGGGGGCGGGCGCCCGGGAAATCTATCATGACGGCCTGTTATTACCCCCGGTGCTCTATTCCAGCAAGGAGGGCGTGAACGAAGCTGTAGAGGACATTATCCGCAACAACAGTCGGGTGCCGGAAGCTGTTGTAGGTGATCTGCGAGGTCAGGTCGGGTGTACCCGGCTGGGTGCAAAGCGGTTAGTGGATCTGTGTGGGGAGTACGGTACATCGACGCTCACAGGAGTGATGGCGTCACTGCTGGAAAGCACGGCCGCGCGGCTGGCTGCCGAGCTGAACGACTGGCCCGATGGGTCCGCAGAAGCTGAGGGACTGCTGGATCATGACGGGGCAAACACAGATGTGCCCGTGCGCATTCATGTGAAGGCGACAAAAACCGGCGACCGGCTTACCCTCGATTTCAGTGGCTGCAGCCCCCAAACCCTGGGGCCGGTGAACTGCTGCACGCCAACCGCGCAGGCGGTTTGCCTGCTGGCGGCCATTGCGGTGAGTGATCCGACTATCCCCATTAACTCGGGGCTTGTGGATCAGGTTGATTTCATGATCCCGCCGGGCCTGGTGGTAAGCCCACAGCATCCGGCGACAGTGAATCATTATTTTCCCACGTCACACCTTATCTACAGCGTCGTACTGGCCGCTCTCGGCCAGCTTAATCCTACCCGTGCTGTGGCACCTTCAGGGTTGGGAACCGGCGCTCTTGCCGTGGGCTACCCTTACTCGCGAATGGGTAAACGTGCGGTGCAATATGAGTTACTGGTGACGTCTCTTGGCGGTACCAGTCTTGAGGATGGTGCATCGGTGGTGCTACCCATCAATCACTTTACGCCCAGTACGCCGGTCGAGGTTCTGGAGACCGAGTATCCGGTGCGGGTATCCTGCTTTGATATCTGGTGTGATTCGGCCGGGCCGGGTGAGCAGCGTGGTGGTATCGGATTCATTCGGGAGTATGAGTTTCTCAGCGATTGCGTGGTAACCGTGAGGACATCAAATCATACCTACGGTGCCTGGGGCTTGAAAGGAGGCAAGCCACCGCAGCATTCCAGGGCTATTCTGGACCCGGGGACGCCTGGCGAAGAAGAGCTGGGCCCGCTGGTCACCTGCCATTTGAAGGCGGGCCAGGTGTTGCGACTGCAACAGAGTGGCGGTGCGGGTTACGGTGACCCATGCCTGCGAGCGGCGGAGAAAGTGGCGCAGGACGTAGCGGATGGTTATGTTTCATCACGTGCGGCGCACGAGGACTATGGAAAGGCCTAG
- a CDS encoding TRAP transporter small permease, which translates to MAPSIKKTIFRYYSGLIFGLNIIAASLVFLMAVTITANVLMRKYLGYNLEWLFDFTQYALVYITFLAGGWLTREEGHIRVDLLHLVLPDHLGNRLEYFNIAFSAVICLILFWLSASATWNQYLFGNVSPAAVPVPNWMLWIVMPIGFLAMAFEFIFTIFRKIAERRQEQIDAQV; encoded by the coding sequence ATGGCACCATCAATTAAAAAAACAATATTTCGTTATTACAGCGGTCTTATTTTCGGTTTGAACATTATTGCCGCTTCACTTGTTTTTCTGATGGCTGTAACGATCACTGCAAATGTTCTAATGAGGAAATACCTGGGTTATAACCTCGAATGGTTATTTGATTTTACCCAATATGCACTGGTTTATATTACATTCCTTGCTGGTGGTTGGCTGACAAGGGAGGAAGGACACATTCGTGTTGATTTACTTCATCTTGTGCTCCCTGACCACCTTGGGAACAGGCTTGAGTATTTTAATATCGCGTTTTCTGCTGTCATCTGTCTTATTTTGTTCTGGCTGTCCGCCTCGGCGACCTGGAATCAGTACCTTTTTGGAAACGTTTCACCGGCTGCGGTGCCCGTCCCTAACTGGATGCTCTGGATAGTAATGCCAATAGGTTTTCTTGCCATGGCGTTTGAGTTCATCTTTACGATATTCAGAAAGATTGCCGAGCGTCGACAAGAGCAGATAGACGCCCAGGTTTAA
- a CDS encoding ABC transporter permease subunit, protein MRLSVLLGAQAGFFLLLAVVWEATSRLELVDPRLLPSFLTVLGVLGDLLTQREFLMDLGITGLEVGVAFIIAAPLGISIGFLLGEKLYLGQILSPMFHFMMAVPQSIFLPIFMLVLGIGFLEKVVFGITHALFVIVVTTTAAVHSVPREYVTVARVFGATPRQIYLRVYLPAMLPVVMTGLRLGMIFNIIGVLLAEMDASRAGIGRRLFSWGEGFQLDLLLAGILLVSALTIIINEVMRYCEHRAAGGYQA, encoded by the coding sequence ATGCGTTTGTCCGTGTTGCTCGGAGCTCAGGCCGGCTTCTTCCTCCTGCTTGCCGTAGTCTGGGAGGCGACCAGTCGGCTGGAGCTTGTTGATCCAAGACTGCTGCCCTCCTTCCTTACGGTTCTGGGAGTGCTGGGAGACTTGCTGACACAGCGGGAATTCCTGATGGATCTGGGTATAACCGGGCTGGAAGTGGGCGTGGCATTTATCATTGCCGCCCCTTTAGGTATTTCTATTGGTTTTTTGCTTGGAGAGAAACTTTATCTGGGGCAGATTCTAAGCCCGATGTTTCACTTCATGATGGCAGTCCCGCAATCCATCTTTCTGCCAATCTTCATGCTTGTGCTGGGTATCGGCTTCCTGGAAAAAGTCGTTTTTGGTATTACCCACGCTTTGTTCGTCATTGTTGTAACGACGACCGCTGCAGTTCACAGCGTGCCGCGCGAATACGTAACGGTAGCCAGGGTATTCGGCGCCACGCCCCGACAGATCTATTTGCGAGTTTATCTCCCCGCTATGTTGCCAGTGGTGATGACGGGTCTCCGGCTGGGAATGATCTTTAACATCATTGGTGTGTTGCTGGCAGAAATGGATGCAAGCCGCGCCGGTATTGGTCGACGACTGTTTTCCTGGGGGGAGGGGTTTCAACTCGACCTGTTACTGGCGGGCATTCTGCTGGTCTCTGCGCTGACCATCATAATCAATGAGGTTATGCGTTACTGCGAACATCGCGCCGCGGGGGGTTACCAGGCATGA
- a CDS encoding ABC transporter permease subunit, giving the protein MSKPALIRYGIILGLIALWFLVTAMEWVKPMQLPPPSGLWAAWQSDGSRFLDAFALTAAEIAAAIVIAWPLGIVIGAFFGTLRAASMAASAILGSLFAVPAIILYPLFIAWVGMGPESKVLFGVIAGFFPIALNTLSGVRQVDQNYVTMARAMGANRLQIFYRVVLRLALPSVISGLRIGTALIMISVVVSEMLASFGGLGYMIAYHRTMFDTGHVYLGILMALLTVLTVNWLLSMLESHFSKWQVKGAEL; this is encoded by the coding sequence GTGAGCAAACCAGCCCTGATACGCTATGGGATCATCCTGGGTCTGATTGCGTTGTGGTTTCTGGTAACGGCCATGGAGTGGGTAAAGCCCATGCAGCTGCCTCCACCGTCAGGATTGTGGGCCGCCTGGCAGTCCGACGGCTCCCGTTTTCTCGACGCGTTTGCCCTGACCGCCGCTGAGATCGCGGCCGCTATAGTCATCGCCTGGCCACTGGGGATTGTCATTGGAGCTTTCTTTGGCACCCTCAGGGCAGCTTCCATGGCAGCGTCAGCCATATTGGGGTCGCTGTTTGCGGTGCCCGCCATCATCCTTTACCCACTTTTTATCGCATGGGTTGGTATGGGGCCTGAATCCAAGGTTTTGTTCGGGGTTATAGCCGGCTTTTTCCCGATAGCACTGAACACGCTGTCGGGTGTGCGTCAGGTGGATCAGAACTACGTCACCATGGCCAGAGCTATGGGGGCGAACAGACTACAGATTTTTTATCGCGTCGTTTTACGTCTGGCTTTGCCATCGGTTATCTCCGGCCTGCGCATTGGTACAGCGTTGATCATGATCAGCGTGGTGGTGAGTGAAATGCTTGCCTCGTTCGGGGGGCTCGGTTACATGATTGCATACCATCGCACCATGTTTGATACCGGCCATGTCTATCTTGGCATTCTTATGGCGCTGTTGACGGTTTTGACCGTTAACTGGCTTCTGTCGATGCTGGAATCACATTTCAGTAAGTGGCAAGTAAAGGGGGCGGAACTGTGA